One genomic region from Rhizomicrobium palustre encodes:
- a CDS encoding GNAT family N-acetyltransferase has product MSDVLIRHVEQNDLSALLAIYNHYVETTAVTFDLGPRTLEQRQVWLDSFAREGRWQCFVAVQKGEPVGWACSGKFREKDAYLTTVETSIYLKPGIGGQGLGTRLYATLFEALAKEDVHRAIGCLTIPNESSVALHKKLGFQHVGDFHQVGRKFGRFWDITWYEKAL; this is encoded by the coding sequence ATGTCCGACGTTCTTATCCGTCATGTGGAGCAAAACGATCTTTCCGCGTTGCTCGCCATCTATAATCATTATGTCGAGACTACCGCGGTCACCTTCGATCTGGGGCCGCGCACGCTGGAGCAGCGCCAGGTTTGGCTCGACAGTTTCGCGCGCGAGGGCCGCTGGCAGTGTTTTGTCGCCGTGCAGAAAGGCGAGCCGGTCGGCTGGGCCTGTTCGGGAAAATTCCGCGAGAAGGACGCCTATCTCACAACGGTGGAAACCAGCATCTATCTGAAGCCCGGCATAGGCGGGCAGGGGCTCGGCACCCGACTCTATGCCACGCTCTTCGAGGCGCTCGCCAAGGAAGATGTGCATCGCGCCATCGGCTGCCTGACGATTCCCAACGAGTCCTCGGTAGCGCTGCATAAAAAGCTCGGCTTTCAGCATGTCGGCGATTTCCACCAGGTCGGGCGCAAATTTGGCCGCTTCTGGGACATCACCTGGTACGAGAAGGCGCTCTGA
- a CDS encoding NUDIX hydrolase: MTENWLLWARQAQALAQSGLTFCTNPYDIERYHALEKLAAEMMAGGPGEGAELLLNSFQAQKGYATPKVDVRAALFRDGEVLLVSENSDGGRWTLPGGFADVNSSPSDNAVREMREEAGLEVKTTKLVGVWDRDKRGYTKPYPYHIYKLMFLCELTGTCEKSNLETGEPQWFPVDALPELSMDRTQPWHIERLYAHYKDPSLPAEFD; encoded by the coding sequence ATGACCGAAAACTGGTTATTATGGGCTCGGCAAGCGCAGGCCTTAGCCCAGAGCGGACTGACGTTCTGTACCAACCCATATGACATCGAGCGCTACCACGCGCTGGAAAAGCTCGCCGCGGAGATGATGGCAGGCGGGCCGGGCGAGGGCGCCGAGCTGCTCCTCAATTCCTTTCAAGCGCAAAAAGGCTATGCCACGCCGAAAGTGGATGTGCGCGCCGCGCTGTTTCGCGATGGTGAGGTGCTGCTCGTCAGCGAGAATTCCGATGGCGGGCGCTGGACCCTGCCAGGCGGCTTTGCCGATGTGAATTCTTCGCCCAGTGATAATGCCGTGCGCGAAATGCGCGAAGAGGCGGGGCTGGAAGTGAAGACGACCAAGCTCGTGGGCGTTTGGGACCGCGATAAGCGCGGCTACACCAAGCCATACCCCTATCACATTTATAAGCTGATGTTTCTGTGCGAGCTCACCGGCACTTGTGAGAAGTCCAATCTCGAAACCGGTGAGCCGCAATGGTTTCCGGTAGATGCCTTGCCCGAACTCTCGATGGACCGCACCCAGCCCTGGCATATCGAGCGGCTCTACGCCCACTATAAAGACCCAAGCCTTCCGGCGGAGTTTGATTGA
- a CDS encoding UrcA family protein codes for MFRSAFAVAITALTLTGIAAAEPAVVYLQAVSPVGNKNARATKLAYDDSELASTEGATALYRRIEAASHLVCGDQDATIRDIQPEKKLAACRSRAIGYAVASVNAPKLAEAAAAAMP; via the coding sequence ATGTTTCGCTCAGCATTCGCCGTTGCGATAACGGCACTCACCTTGACCGGCATTGCCGCTGCCGAGCCCGCAGTCGTCTATCTGCAAGCCGTTTCGCCTGTTGGCAACAAGAACGCGCGCGCGACGAAGCTGGCCTATGACGATAGTGAATTGGCCAGCACAGAAGGCGCCACAGCACTCTATCGCCGGATCGAGGCGGCCTCGCATCTTGTGTGCGGCGACCAGGATGCCACCATTCGCGATATCCAGCCTGAAAAGAAACTCGCCGCCTGCCGCAGCCGTGCCATCGGTTACGCGGTGGCCAGTGTGAACGCACCCAAACTCGCCGAAGCCGCCGCGGCCGCAATGCCGTAG
- a CDS encoding NAD(P)H-hydrate dehydratase, with protein sequence MSDLRLPTREEVLTVSEMYAADRFAAASGVPTLSLMEYAGRAVADEILRLHARPCPVVVLCGPGNNGGDGFVVARLLKARGWKVTLALLGARGDLKGDAAYQSVQWDEEVVQVSPSVLDGAGLVVDALYGAGLSRPLEGVARQTVEALNARPVEVVAIDVPSGLSGDLGRAYDGLCVDADVTVTFFRRKPAHVLMPGRLKCGRVVVAEIGIPVEALGEIAPAIVHNGKALWGKAYPKPDPLGHKYGRGHAVVVSGPAHATGAARLAARAALRIGAGLVSVASPPESVDVNAKHLTAIMVKPFEGSAGLASLLQDKRYNAVAIGPGLGVTPQTKDLVETALVAPSVIDADALTAFRDDPGELFDQLGPSHVLTPHEGEFARLFPGLLQDSVNRIEAVRKAAATAGCVVLLKGPDTVVAAPDGLVSVNTNAPPWLATAGSGDVLAGFILGLLAQHMDAFLAASAAVWLHGLCATDFGPGLIAEDIAEQLPGLLRRLYEEI encoded by the coding sequence ATGTCTGATCTGCGCTTGCCCACAAGAGAAGAGGTCCTGACGGTTAGCGAAATGTATGCGGCTGATCGTTTTGCGGCCGCGAGTGGCGTGCCGACTCTATCTCTGATGGAATATGCGGGGCGTGCGGTCGCCGATGAGATTCTCCGGCTGCATGCACGGCCTTGCCCGGTCGTTGTGTTGTGCGGGCCGGGCAATAACGGCGGCGATGGATTCGTGGTGGCGCGGCTTCTGAAAGCGCGCGGCTGGAAGGTGACTCTGGCGCTGCTCGGTGCGCGCGGCGACCTCAAAGGTGATGCGGCCTATCAATCGGTGCAGTGGGACGAAGAGGTTGTGCAGGTATCGCCATCCGTACTGGACGGTGCAGGGCTGGTGGTGGACGCGCTTTATGGTGCGGGGCTGTCGCGGCCTTTGGAAGGTGTGGCGCGCCAAACTGTGGAGGCACTCAACGCGCGGCCGGTGGAAGTCGTGGCGATCGATGTGCCCAGCGGGCTCTCGGGCGATCTTGGCCGCGCCTACGACGGTCTTTGTGTCGATGCCGATGTCACGGTCACGTTTTTCCGCAGGAAGCCCGCGCATGTCTTGATGCCGGGGCGCCTAAAATGCGGGCGCGTGGTGGTGGCCGAAATCGGCATTCCGGTGGAGGCGTTGGGCGAGATTGCGCCCGCCATTGTTCACAATGGCAAAGCGCTATGGGGCAAGGCCTATCCCAAGCCTGATCCTCTCGGACATAAATATGGGCGCGGTCATGCTGTGGTGGTTTCCGGCCCAGCACATGCGACGGGGGCGGCCCGGCTCGCTGCGCGTGCGGCGCTGCGTATCGGGGCGGGGCTGGTAAGTGTCGCGAGCCCGCCTGAATCCGTCGATGTGAATGCCAAACATTTGACTGCGATTATGGTCAAACCCTTCGAGGGTTCGGCAGGGCTCGCCTCTCTGCTCCAGGATAAGCGCTACAACGCGGTCGCCATCGGGCCCGGCCTAGGCGTTACGCCTCAGACCAAAGATCTCGTCGAAACCGCGCTGGTGGCGCCATCTGTGATCGATGCTGATGCGCTTACCGCCTTTCGCGACGATCCCGGCGAGCTTTTCGATCAATTGGGTCCGTCGCATGTGCTGACGCCCCATGAAGGGGAGTTCGCACGGCTCTTTCCGGGACTGCTGCAGGACTCGGTTAACCGTATTGAAGCGGTGCGCAAAGCCGCTGCCACTGCCGGATGCGTGGTGCTGCTTAAAGGGCCGGATACGGTGGTCGCCGCGCCCGACGGTCTGGTTTCGGTCAACACCAATGCGCCACCCTGGCTTGCGACCGCTGGTTCCGGCGACGTTCTGGCGGGTTTCATCCTTGGCCTTTTGGCGCAACATATGGACGCCTTTCTTGCCGCCTCTGCCGCCGTCTGGCTGCATGGGCTTTGCGCCACCGATTTCGGCCCCGGCCTGATTGCCGAGGACATCGCCGAACAATTGCCCGGCCTGCTGCGCAGGCTCTATGAAGAGATTTGA
- the tig gene encoding trigger factor yields the protein MQITETVSEGLRREYQVVVAAADLDSRLSSKIDEVKPKMNLKGFRPGKVPTSYLKKTFGKSMMGEIVEALVNEGSQKAVSDNNLKVAFPPRVEPLGDIQAAVDGKADLEFKVVIDLMPDFELADVSALEVEKLVADIEEADVDEAIKRISEQSRSYSARGEGEEAQTNDAVVINFVGSIDGEEFEGGKAEDFNLVLGSGSLIPGFEDQLVGAKAGESRDVKVTFPAEYGAEKLAGKDAVFAVTVKEVKKPDEVVIDDAFAKTIGFETLAELKDRVREQLKRDYAQASRLHLKRRILDALDTKHDFSLPPTMVEGEFNGIWRQVEAELKREGKTAEDEGKSEEELKKEYHDIAERRVRLGLVLARIGEQNGLTIAPDEIQRAIASRARQFPGQEQAVFEYYARNPQAQAEIRAPIFEDKVVDFIAELAKVSEKKVDRATLFMDPDEALEKLKGEAKA from the coding sequence ATGCAGATTACTGAGACCGTTTCCGAAGGCCTGCGCCGCGAATATCAGGTGGTGGTAGCCGCCGCCGATCTGGACAGCCGCCTCTCGAGCAAGATCGACGAGGTCAAGCCCAAGATGAACCTCAAGGGCTTCCGTCCTGGCAAGGTGCCGACCTCCTATCTGAAGAAGACCTTCGGCAAGTCCATGATGGGCGAGATCGTCGAAGCTCTCGTCAACGAAGGCAGCCAGAAGGCCGTCTCTGACAACAATTTGAAGGTTGCTTTCCCGCCCCGCGTTGAGCCGTTGGGCGATATCCAGGCCGCCGTTGATGGCAAGGCCGATCTCGAATTCAAGGTCGTCATCGATCTGATGCCCGATTTCGAGCTCGCCGATGTCTCCGCCCTGGAAGTCGAGAAGCTGGTCGCCGACATCGAGGAAGCCGATGTCGATGAAGCCATCAAGCGTATTTCCGAACAGTCCCGCAGCTACAGCGCCCGCGGCGAAGGCGAAGAAGCCCAGACCAACGACGCGGTGGTGATCAACTTCGTCGGCTCGATCGATGGCGAAGAGTTCGAAGGCGGCAAGGCCGAAGACTTCAACCTCGTGCTCGGCTCGGGTTCGCTGATTCCCGGCTTCGAAGACCAGCTCGTCGGCGCCAAGGCCGGTGAATCGCGCGATGTGAAGGTGACCTTCCCGGCCGAATACGGTGCCGAAAAGCTCGCCGGCAAGGATGCTGTCTTCGCGGTCACCGTGAAGGAAGTGAAGAAGCCTGACGAAGTTGTGATCGACGACGCGTTCGCCAAGACTATCGGTTTCGAAACCCTGGCCGAACTCAAGGACCGCGTGCGCGAGCAGCTCAAGCGCGACTATGCCCAGGCCAGCCGTTTGCATCTGAAGCGCCGCATCCTCGACGCCCTCGACACCAAGCATGACTTCTCGCTGCCGCCGACCATGGTGGAAGGCGAATTCAACGGCATCTGGCGTCAGGTCGAAGCCGAGCTGAAGCGCGAAGGCAAGACCGCTGAGGACGAAGGCAAGTCCGAGGAAGAGCTGAAGAAGGAATATCACGACATCGCCGAGCGCCGCGTGCGCCTTGGCCTTGTCCTCGCCCGTATCGGCGAGCAGAACGGCCTCACCATTGCGCCGGACGAAATCCAGCGCGCCATCGCTTCGCGCGCCCGCCAGTTCCCAGGCCAGGAGCAGGCCGTGTTCGAATATTATGCCCGCAACCCGCAGGCCCAGGCCGAAATCCGCGCTCCGATCTTCGAAGACAAGGTGGTGGATTTCATCGCCGAGCTCGCCAAGGTCAGCGAGAAGAAGGTCGACCGCGCCACGCTGTTCATGGACCCCGATGAGGCCCTCGAAAAGCTGAAGGGTGAGGCCAAGGCCTGA
- a CDS encoding P-II family nitrogen regulator, which yields MKKIEAIIKPFKLDEVKEALQEVGVQGITVTEAKGFGRQKGHTELYRGAEYVVDFLPKVKIEIVIAEDRLQASVDAIQKAARTGRIGDGKIFILNVEEAIRIRTGESGTDAI from the coding sequence ATGAAGAAGATTGAGGCCATCATCAAGCCGTTCAAGCTGGATGAGGTGAAGGAGGCGCTCCAGGAAGTGGGCGTCCAAGGAATCACGGTCACGGAAGCCAAAGGTTTCGGCCGGCAGAAGGGCCATACCGAACTCTATCGCGGCGCTGAATACGTCGTCGACTTCCTGCCGAAGGTGAAGATTGAAATCGTCATCGCCGAGGACCGGCTGCAGGCCTCTGTCGACGCGATTCAAAAAGCTGCCCGCACCGGCCGCATCGGTGATGGCAAAATTTTCATCCTCAATGTCGAAGAAGCGATCCGTATCCGTACTGGCGAAAGCGGCACGGACGCGATTTAA